The DNA region CTCACCATCCATTCATTACCACCATTCTAACAAATTCACACACAAAATAACAAAAACTTATCTCAAGTGTCCGCCTGAGGTGGACAAATAAGGGGATTTGTCTTTTTGTGGTGCCTGTCACCGTATAAAATTTAAATCTTAAGCGAATAATGAAGAAGGTCATAATTTTACACAACATGAAAGAGGATAGGTTGAGGATTTATGAGGATTTGGTTTAATCGCTGGTTTACGACGGTTTCGCATTATATAGATTTGATTCGTGCGAATCCTGAAGGAAGACGGTTCGTTATTTTTGGAACACATCCAAATAAGGATGCACTCTATTTACAGAATTGTGATTTTGCCTTCACAGAACCAGATATTTCTGGGAATGAATATATTGATTTTTGCTTAGAGTTTTGTCAGCAGCACAGGGTAGATATTTTTATTCCACGGAAGGAAAATGTTTTAATATCAAAAAGACTGAAGGATTTTCATGCGATTGGCGTGAAAGTTTTAGTTTGTCCGGACGCTGAATTAATGGAAACAATGGACAACAAGGCGGCTGCTTATGAATCCATACGATCAAAGGAAAGTGACAGAGAACCAATCGTGTCCATTCCTGATTATTATGTTGTCAACAAGCTAACTGATTTTAAGAGAGCTTACGAGTGTTTAAGAAGGAAAGGGCAGACGGTTTGTTTTAAACCTGTTATTGGTGAAGGGGCAAATGGTTTTCGAGTGATAAAGGAAAATATTGAAACCATCACACAGCTGTTTAACCAGGGTATAGGCTATCGAATCCCTTATCAACATGCTTGCGAAATACTAAGTCAGCAGGAGATCTTCCCTGATCTCATGGTTTTGGAATTTTTAGAGGGAGAAGAATTCAGCATTGATTGCTTAGCCTCTGAAGAGAAATTGTATGCCGCCATCCCGAGGATGAAAGGGGATGGAAGAGTAAGAGAGCTTGTTAACCATCACCAGCTTATTCAACTCGCCCATAGGTTTCATCAAAAATACAAACTACCCTATATCTTTAATATTCAAGTGAAATATAATAATGGTGTTCCGAAGCTTCTTGAAATCAACCCGCGGATGAGTGGGGGCATGCATTTTAGTTGCTTATCAGGAATTAACTTTCCATTTTTAGCGATAAAAATCCTGCTAGGAGAGGAAATCGGAGATTTGAAACCTAGCTTTGGAATAAGAGCGAGCCATATTGAAAAAGAAATCATCCTCCAAAAGGATGATTTTGCATAAAAAAAACAAACACCCAGGAACAATCCCGGGCGTTTGTTTTTTATTTTGGAATAGAATGGTTCACTTGTATTTTTCCAGTCGTTTCCGGTACACGAAGCAAAATTGCCCCACCAATGATAAACAGGATAACTAAGCTGAACACACCGCTATTCGTACTGCCTGTTAATTGCGCGGTAATACCGACTAAAAATGGTCCAAGGATGGACGCAAATTTATAAAAAATATTATAGAAACCAAAGAACTCGTTTGCGTGCTCTTTCGGAACTAGTTTCGCAAAATATGAACGACTTAGTGCCTGTATTCCGCCTTGGGAAGAGCCTACGAGCATGGCCAAAATCCAGAAATCTAAGGTCGTTTTTAAGAAATAAGCATAAATACAAATAATAATATAAATAAAAATACCAACTAAAAGCATCTTTTTCCCCGAGAATTTATCTGCCAGCTTACCATATAAAATTGCAAAAGGGGCCGCGATTACCTGGGTTGCAAA from Neobacillus sp. FSL H8-0543 includes:
- a CDS encoding ATP-grasp domain-containing protein; translation: MRIWFNRWFTTVSHYIDLIRANPEGRRFVIFGTHPNKDALYLQNCDFAFTEPDISGNEYIDFCLEFCQQHRVDIFIPRKENVLISKRLKDFHAIGVKVLVCPDAELMETMDNKAAAYESIRSKESDREPIVSIPDYYVVNKLTDFKRAYECLRRKGQTVCFKPVIGEGANGFRVIKENIETITQLFNQGIGYRIPYQHACEILSQQEIFPDLMVLEFLEGEEFSIDCLASEEKLYAAIPRMKGDGRVRELVNHHQLIQLAHRFHQKYKLPYIFNIQVKYNNGVPKLLEINPRMSGGMHFSCLSGINFPFLAIKILLGEEIGDLKPSFGIRASHIEKEIILQKDDFA